One Mycolicibacterium rufum genomic window, CGCCGAACTGCAGCGCCTTCTCCCGGCGCGAGGCGACGAGGTCGGTGACGACGATGCGGGCGGCGCCGAACGCGCGGGCGGTCTGCGCGCAGATCACGCCGATCGGCCCGGCGCCCGCGATGAGGATCGACGTCCCGGGCGCCACGTGGGCCTTGCGCATCGTGGCGATCGCCACCGACAGCGGCTCGAGCAGCGCGGCCGCGTCGTCGGACATCGAGTCGGGCACCGGATGCGCCATGTCGTCGTCGGTGAGGACGTACCGGCAGAAGGCGCCGTCGATCGGCGGGGTGGCATAGAACTCGATCTGCGGGCACAGGTTGTAGCGGCCCGCGCGGCACTGCGCGCACCGTCGGCACGGGTGCTGCGGCTCGACCGCGACCCGCTGTCCCACCCGTCCGGGATCGACGCCGGCGCCGACGGCGGCGATGCGTCCGGACAGCTCGTGGCCCAGGATCATCGGCTGCTCGACCACGAAGTCGCCGATGCGCCCGTGCCGGTAGTAGTGCACGTCCGAGCCGCACACACCGACGGCGGCGACCTCGACGAGGACCTGGTGCGCGCCGGGGGCGGGCACGGGTCT contains:
- a CDS encoding NAD(P)-dependent alcohol dehydrogenase; protein product: MTGVGALRIEDRPVPAPGAHQVLVEVAAVGVCGSDVHYYRHGRIGDFVVEQPMILGHELSGRIAAVGAGVDPGRVGQRVAVEPQHPCRRCAQCRAGRYNLCPQIEFYATPPIDGAFCRYVLTDDDMAHPVPDSMSDDAAALLEPLSVAIATMRKAHVAPGTSILIAGAGPIGVICAQTARAFGAARIVVTDLVASRREKALQFGATEVLDPTAVDVAAIDPVDAFVDATGVPAAVVSGIKAVGPAGHVVLVGMGADEYALPVSHIANQEITVTGVFRYTDTWPAAIHLVSSGAVDLDAMVTGRYDLEHVGEALDSDSDPASLKSIVEPR